One Patescibacteria group bacterium genomic region harbors:
- the dnaX gene encoding DNA polymerase III subunit gamma/tau, with the protein MEKDYKQSLVFYRKYRPRTFGEFINQEPIKQTLQNALLLNKISHAYLFAGVRGTGKTSLARLYAKTINCLKPQKTKQGIEPCNQCEICEEINGGRAIDLVEIDAASNRGIDEIRNLKEGIKFNPVKSKYKVFIIDEAHMLTPQAVNALLKTLEEPPEHAIFVLATTEPDKLLPTILSRVQRFDFKRLSAADIAKKLQEIARQEKIEIEPAALTAIARSAEGSIRDAESIFSQVVAFSYDKKITLDEVEQLIGAIRFEKIKEFLGYLADNDLKNSVLFINNLQNQGYQLYEAIKLSASILEKILILKLDPKTKDFLSAEFNQEELETLQSLAEKFDSQKLRQLAYKFLTALPEIKRSVLPSLPIEIVIIETLT; encoded by the coding sequence ATGGAAAAAGATTACAAGCAATCATTGGTTTTTTACCGAAAATACCGGCCAAGAACTTTTGGCGAGTTTATCAATCAAGAACCAATTAAGCAAACTTTGCAAAACGCGCTTTTGCTCAATAAAATCTCCCATGCTTACTTGTTTGCCGGCGTCAGAGGCACGGGCAAAACCAGTTTGGCGCGCTTATATGCCAAAACCATTAACTGCTTAAAACCTCAAAAAACCAAGCAGGGGATCGAGCCCTGCAATCAATGCGAGATCTGCGAAGAAATCAACGGCGGCCGGGCGATTGATTTAGTTGAGATTGACGCCGCTTCAAACCGGGGCATTGATGAAATCAGAAATTTAAAAGAAGGGATAAAGTTTAATCCGGTTAAGTCAAAGTACAAAGTTTTTATTATTGACGAGGCCCATATGCTGACTCCTCAAGCTGTCAATGCTTTGCTGAAAACTTTGGAAGAACCTCCGGAGCACGCGATCTTTGTCTTGGCAACCACCGAACCGGACAAATTATTGCCAACAATTCTTTCTCGAGTCCAGCGATTTGATTTTAAACGTCTGTCTGCCGCGGATATCGCTAAAAAACTCCAAGAGATTGCCAGACAAGAAAAAATTGAGATTGAACCGGCCGCCTTAACCGCAATTGCCCGATCTGCTGAAGGTAGTATCCGCGACGCCGAATCGATTTTTTCCCAGGTAGTGGCCTTTTCTTATGATAAAAAAATCACTTTGGATGAAGTTGAGCAGTTAATCGGCGCGATTAGATTTGAAAAGATAAAAGAATTTTTGGGCTACTTGGCTGATAATGATTTGAAAAACAGCGTTTTATTTATCAACAATCTTCAGAATCAGGGGTATCAATTGTATGAAGCAATCAAGCTAAGCGCCTCAATTTTAGAAAAAATCCTAATTTTAAAGCTTGACCCGAAAACAAAAGATTTCTTGTCAGCAGAGTTTAACCAAGAAGAATTAGAAACCCTGCAATCTTTGGCGGAAAAATTTGACTCTCAAAAACTCCGGCAATTAGCTTATAAATTTTTAACCGCTCTGCCGGAAATTAAAAGGTCTGTTTTGCCCAGTTTGCCGATAGAGATTGTGATTATTGAAACCTTAACCTAA
- a CDS encoding site-specific DNA-methyltransferase: MAKKNKYENYTREELIEELEAFKKKRYGLVWDRKNSQELIDAFVNWENVPENFTPNKFPVLKEVKNKEISTDKEKSINLLIEGDNYHSLAVLNFTHKNKIDVIYIDPPYNTGNNDFVFNDNFVDREDPWRHSKWLTFMEKRLKLAQSLLRNTGVIFVSIDDNEVAQLKLLMDEIFGEKNFIGNIIWHKKDNASFLSKKIVNLKEYVLFYSKSDNFIGTEDKLIDVERHRELITKPSKIQERIFYKKSVVIENGKFSGLLKRGKYGNPQFAMEILEDVKIIKGKPRNDIHIKGKFCWSQETIDEEVKKGGYIEIKSISGMKPIFFKNFGEDIPYRPIIDILSKVFDNRVKTTQDADRDLKDLFGDSSIFNYSKPRGLMEILIGSVTRNSKKQYFILDFFAGTGTTGHAVLNINKEDGGQRRFILCTNNRDENGIHKICTDVCYPRIEKAIKGFKAKNEKIYGLGGNLKYFKTDFVGAQPTDKNKRDLVNNSAEIICIREDIFDLVAENNLDWKIYQKGKKYLGIIFNEEAIDDFKKAANKFKGQFIIYCFSYTETLPEKEFTDLKNKHRLESIPEIILKVYREIFKK, translated from the coding sequence ATGGCCAAAAAGAACAAATACGAAAATTACACCAGAGAGGAATTGATTGAGGAATTGGAAGCTTTTAAAAAGAAAAGATACGGGCTTGTTTGGGATAGAAAAAATTCGCAGGAATTGATTGACGCTTTCGTAAATTGGGAAAATGTTCCGGAAAACTTTACGCCAAACAAATTTCCGGTTTTGAAAGAGGTAAAAAACAAGGAAATTTCAACCGATAAGGAAAAATCAATCAATCTGCTTATTGAAGGCGACAATTACCACTCGCTTGCCGTTTTGAATTTTACGCACAAAAATAAAATTGATGTTATCTATATTGATCCCCCATACAATACCGGAAATAACGATTTTGTTTTTAATGATAATTTCGTTGACAGAGAAGACCCATGGCGGCACTCCAAATGGTTAACTTTCATGGAAAAGAGATTGAAGTTAGCCCAAAGTTTATTAAGAAACACCGGAGTAATTTTTGTTTCTATTGATGATAATGAAGTCGCTCAACTGAAATTACTAATGGACGAGATTTTCGGTGAAAAAAATTTTATAGGTAATATAATTTGGCACAAGAAAGATAACGCATCTTTTTTAAGTAAAAAAATAGTCAATCTGAAAGAATATGTATTGTTTTATTCCAAGAGCGATAATTTTATTGGCACAGAAGATAAGCTCATTGATGTCGAAAGACATCGAGAACTTATAACAAAACCATCTAAAATACAAGAAAGGATTTTCTATAAAAAATCGGTTGTTATTGAGAATGGTAAATTTAGCGGATTATTAAAAAGAGGTAAATATGGTAACCCTCAATTTGCCATGGAGATATTAGAGGATGTGAAAATTATAAAAGGGAAGCCTCGTAACGATATACACATAAAAGGTAAATTCTGTTGGTCTCAAGAAACGATAGATGAAGAAGTTAAAAAAGGCGGATACATAGAAATAAAATCTATATCTGGAATGAAACCTATATTTTTCAAAAATTTCGGTGAAGATATACCTTATAGACCAATCATAGATATTCTTTCTAAAGTTTTTGACAATAGAGTAAAAACCACACAGGACGCTGATAGAGATTTAAAAGATTTATTTGGTGATTCATCTATTTTTAATTACTCGAAACCCAGAGGACTAATGGAAATATTAATTGGATCGGTTACTAGAAATAGTAAAAAACAGTATTTTATTCTTGATTTTTTTGCTGGCACAGGAACAACGGGGCATGCAGTATTGAATATAAATAAAGAGGACGGCGGGCAACGACGATTTATTTTGTGTACAAACAACCGAGATGAAAATGGAATACATAAAATTTGTACTGATGTTTGTTATCCAAGAATAGAAAAGGCAATTAAAGGATTTAAAGCAAAAAATGAAAAAATTTATGGTTTGGGCGGCAATTTGAAGTATTTTAAAACTGATTTTGTCGGGGCACAGCCAACGGATAAAAACAAAAGGGATTTGGTAAATAATTCTGCAGAAATAATTTGCATTCGCGAGGATATTTTTGATTTGGTGGCCGAAAATAATCTTGATTGGAAAATCTATCAAAAGGGCAAAAAATATCTCGGGATAATTTTCAACGAGGAGGCGATTGATGACTTTAAAAAGGCAGCGAATAAATTTAAAGGACAATTTATCATCTATTGCTTTTCTTATACTGAAACTCTGCCAGAAAAGGAATTCACCGATTTGAAAAACAAACATCGTCTTGAATCGATACCGGAAATAATTTTGAAAGTTTATCGTGAAATTTTTAAGAAGTAG
- a CDS encoding GtrA family protein, translating into MSLNSKTKTQILRFIPVGIANTLIDWSVLNLLLFFTKTEELFVYSVFKAISFSVAVIASYFLNKRFVFQETDSAAPTASLEKYKKFGFFFGISFIAALLNIFTASLTANACYQQLNLDNRLFIFCANFGAVLGTAIAAIWNFIGYKKIVFRE; encoded by the coding sequence ATGAGCCTCAATTCTAAAACCAAAACCCAGATTTTACGATTTATTCCGGTCGGCATTGCCAACACTCTAATTGACTGGTCAGTCTTGAACCTCCTGCTTTTTTTTACCAAAACCGAAGAGCTGTTTGTTTATTCTGTTTTTAAAGCAATTTCGTTTTCAGTCGCGGTAATTGCCAGTTATTTTTTAAACAAACGTTTTGTTTTCCAAGAAACTGATTCAGCAGCGCCAACCGCTTCCTTGGAAAAATATAAAAAATTCGGTTTTTTCTTCGGCATCAGTTTTATTGCCGCTTTGTTAAATATCTTCACTGCCAGCTTAACTGCTAATGCTTGCTACCAGCAATTAAACTTGGATAATCGGCTGTTTATTTTCTGCGCTAATTTTGGCGCGGTTTTGGGAACCGCCATTGCCGCAATTTGGAACTTTATTGGTTATAAAAAAATCGTGTTTAGGGAGTAA